ATGCGGCACGAGGTGCCGTCGACCGTCGCCCGGTCCGAGGACAAGGCGGTCCGGACCTACAAGAAGACCCTCGAGTCCGCCGAGCAGACCTACGGCGACGGGGAGCGCGCGCATCGCACCGCGTTCGCGTCGCTGAAGCACACGTACGAGAAGGTCGGGGACCACTGGGAGCGCAAGGAGCACAAGGGTCCGTCCGATCTCCAGGCGGCGCAGGGTGCCCCCGCGGCGCAGG
This sequence is a window from Micromonospora sp. NBRC 110009. Protein-coding genes within it:
- a CDS encoding ChaB family protein, with translation MRHEVPSTVARSEDKAVRTYKKTLESAEQTYGDGERAHRTAFASLKHTYEKVGDHWERKEHKGPSDLQAAQGAPAAQERPRPTAQGVDANASKGHLEAVARKVGIEDPADLARDDLVRAIEKANARATARARKR